A part of Candidatus Bathyanammoxibius amoris genomic DNA contains:
- a CDS encoding glutaredoxin family protein yields MAEVKIYTTPTCPYCLKAKEYFAKKGIKYTEYNVAQDKDALREMTELSGGRSVPVIAVNGEVMLGFNQERLDKLLGEEKKDS; encoded by the coding sequence ATGGCTGAGGTGAAGATATACACTACCCCTACATGCCCTTATTGCTTGAAGGCCAAGGAATACTTTGCCAAGAAAGGAATTAAGTACACGGAGTATAACGTGGCTCAGGACAAGGACGCGCTGCGAGAGATGACAGAGCTCAGCGGTGGCAGGAGCGTTCCTGTCATAGCAGTGAATGGTGAGGTAATGCTGGGCTTTAACCAGGAGAGGCTTGACAAGTTACTGGGAGAAGAGAAAAAGGATTCTTAG
- a CDS encoding Sir2 family NAD-dependent protein deacetylase encodes MSTDSNRIESVASIIKESRGIVSLTGAGISTSAGIPDFRSPEEGLWAKDPSKMMLFTDVGFASNPKGFYEFGREILPGFQNARPTLAHRFLSRLEQEDSFGLKCVITQNIDGLHQKAGSKNVMEMHGGLSTGRCTSRTCPKEFGLEDIIRRVEEGELPPLCPECGAVIRPDIVLFGEELPGGAYQRAVEYLKHCDLLLVMGSSLVVYPVADMPEVAMGHGARLIIINLQPTQYDSRADAAIRLPLDEAAEKLMETLGMAV; translated from the coding sequence TTGAGTACTGATAGCAACAGGATAGAGAGTGTTGCCTCTATCATAAAGGAGTCCCGCGGCATAGTGTCGCTGACCGGAGCGGGTATCAGCACCTCGGCCGGGATTCCCGACTTCCGAAGCCCCGAAGAAGGACTTTGGGCGAAAGATCCCTCCAAGATGATGCTCTTTACGGACGTGGGTTTTGCCAGCAACCCTAAAGGTTTTTACGAGTTTGGCAGAGAAATCCTTCCCGGCTTCCAAAATGCCAGACCTACCTTGGCACACCGTTTCCTCTCGCGGCTGGAGCAGGAGGATTCTTTTGGGCTAAAGTGCGTTATTACCCAGAACATAGACGGACTCCACCAGAAGGCCGGCTCGAAAAACGTAATGGAGATGCACGGCGGGTTAAGTACCGGGAGGTGCACCAGCCGTACGTGCCCAAAGGAGTTCGGCCTGGAAGATATAATCAGGAGGGTGGAGGAGGGAGAACTCCCGCCTCTATGTCCGGAGTGCGGGGCCGTGATAAGGCCCGACATAGTCCTTTTTGGCGAGGAACTTCCCGGGGGGGCATATCAGAGGGCCGTTGAATATCTGAAACACTGCGACCTTCTTCTTGTAATGGGTTCTTCCCTGGTAGTCTACCCCGTGGCGGATATGCCGGAAGTGGCGATGGGGCATGGGGCAAGGCTCATCATAATAAACCTCCAGCCGACGCAGTACGACAGCCGCGCGGACGCCGCCATACGGTTACCCCTCGACGAAGCCGCCGAAAAGCTCATGGAGACGCTGGGGATGGCCGTATAG
- the cobO gene encoding cob(I)yrinic acid a,c-diamide adenosyltransferase yields the protein MEKIGTVQVYTGDGKGKTTAAVGQAIRALGHGHRVLLVQFLKGRPSGEVKILGEMKNVTVERFGSSKFVCGKPTPEDTELAKKGFERAREAVLSGDYELVILDEINLLIDYNMIDVSQVVDLIKKRPKGVELILTGRNAHPRIVDAADLVSEIRAVKHYYKEGVEARPGVEY from the coding sequence ATGGAAAAGATAGGGACAGTACAGGTTTACACGGGTGACGGGAAGGGTAAGACCACGGCCGCCGTTGGCCAGGCCATACGCGCTCTGGGACACGGACACAGGGTGCTGCTGGTCCAGTTCCTCAAGGGGAGGCCGAGCGGTGAGGTGAAGATTTTGGGGGAGATGAAGAACGTCACCGTGGAACGTTTCGGCTCGTCTAAGTTTGTATGTGGCAAGCCCACACCGGAAGACACAGAGCTGGCGAAGAAGGGTTTTGAGAGGGCGAGGGAGGCGGTGCTCTCGGGTGACTACGAGCTGGTCATCCTTGACGAGATAAACCTGCTCATTGATTATAATATGATAGACGTCAGCCAGGTGGTGGATCTCATAAAGAAGAGGCCGAAGGGGGTGGAACTTATTTTAACCGGGCGCAATGCCCATCCCCGGATAGTCGATGCGGCGGACCTGGTAAGCGAGATAAGGGCCGTGAAGCATTATTATAAAGAAGGCGTTGAGGCGAGGCCCGGGGTTGAGTACTGA
- a CDS encoding hydroxylamine oxidoreductase, giving the protein MRFLRPLGALLILSLLLGVSGGILAVAEEQQQEQQQEQQQEQQQEQQQEQQQEQQQEQQQEYKAPEPQAQEKLGELYDNDTLKKWYEEYVGLEKGSGPWMDFYKPPAMHMYWYPTRHYVRPDGTYYDQLLEKYKADECVKCHEELNPGLVNDWRGSTHANPKKNEYFAEKTKGIEKRLNQQLDEVDCSWCHGKDHKELYMPSSKHCGQCHVKEVNEWLSEKEYGRPNHPQTTEANVIVPWYPELYRMGIGQLQFGCDYCHAASEKCDICHTRHAFRASEGRRPEACMSCHMGYDHPDAESYSESKMGYIYDMEGDEWDFEKPLAEVIPGKDYRTPTCQFCHMYSIDGKYTHNTVSKGIWRMGTVPPKGMKFKSSLKDYPYGVKLPPLDYKLDIYSPESKKKREKWIEVCTNCHSPRWGRLFLENLDDVMFQVWGLQDRAQKAIEDVIAAGAFDPGPADRDIYPLGDVVADALGPGLLGEPIYNAFKQTEGKLPVLGPILGVYGVFYPGKYNPSKIERWYTDMWFGDKAFLYKGTAHVQQDISWWYGASKVFEKLSYIESESRMLMRAKDTDRLLKEKGRYKSIPSLALIFGGIIGFVLGAGIVMRRRK; this is encoded by the coding sequence ATGAGATTTCTAAGACCTTTAGGAGCGCTGTTGATTTTATCCCTACTCCTTGGGGTGTCTGGGGGAATTCTCGCAGTCGCCGAGGAGCAACAACAGGAGCAGCAACAGGAGCAACAACAGGAGCAGCAACAGGAGCAACAACAGGAGCAGCAACAGGAGCAACAACAGGAGCAACAACAGGAGTATAAGGCGCCTGAACCCCAGGCCCAGGAGAAGCTCGGGGAACTCTATGATAACGACACCCTCAAGAAGTGGTACGAGGAGTACGTGGGCCTCGAGAAGGGAAGCGGGCCGTGGATGGACTTTTACAAGCCGCCGGCCATGCACATGTACTGGTATCCGACCAGGCACTATGTGAGGCCCGACGGCACGTATTACGACCAGCTCTTGGAGAAATATAAGGCCGACGAGTGCGTCAAGTGCCACGAGGAGTTAAACCCCGGCCTGGTAAACGACTGGAGGGGATCTACCCACGCCAACCCCAAGAAGAACGAATACTTTGCCGAAAAGACAAAGGGTATAGAAAAACGCCTGAACCAGCAGCTGGATGAGGTGGACTGTAGCTGGTGTCACGGGAAGGACCATAAGGAACTCTATATGCCTTCCTCCAAGCACTGCGGCCAGTGCCACGTTAAGGAGGTCAACGAGTGGTTGTCTGAAAAGGAATATGGCAGACCGAACCATCCACAGACTACGGAGGCAAACGTTATAGTACCCTGGTATCCTGAACTCTACAGGATGGGCATCGGCCAGCTGCAGTTCGGCTGTGACTACTGTCACGCCGCCTCGGAGAAATGTGACATCTGTCATACGAGGCATGCCTTCCGCGCGTCCGAGGGCAGAAGGCCCGAGGCCTGTATGAGTTGCCACATGGGCTATGACCACCCGGACGCCGAGTCCTACAGTGAGTCCAAGATGGGCTACATATATGATATGGAAGGCGATGAGTGGGACTTTGAGAAGCCCCTCGCGGAGGTGATACCCGGCAAGGATTATCGCACCCCGACCTGTCAGTTCTGCCATATGTACTCCATTGACGGCAAATACACTCACAACACCGTATCGAAGGGTATCTGGCGAATGGGCACGGTGCCGCCTAAAGGCATGAAGTTCAAGTCGTCACTCAAGGACTACCCGTACGGCGTAAAACTTCCGCCCCTGGACTATAAGCTGGACATTTACAGTCCAGAGAGCAAGAAGAAGAGGGAGAAGTGGATAGAGGTTTGCACCAACTGCCACAGCCCCCGTTGGGGAAGGTTGTTTCTTGAAAACCTGGACGACGTTATGTTCCAGGTCTGGGGTCTCCAGGACAGGGCGCAGAAGGCGATAGAAGACGTGATTGCCGCCGGCGCGTTTGATCCCGGCCCCGCGGACAGGGACATCTACCCGCTCGGTGACGTGGTTGCTGACGCGCTCGGTCCGGGTCTCCTTGGAGAACCCATCTACAACGCCTTTAAACAGACGGAGGGTAAGCTGCCCGTGCTGGGGCCAATACTCGGCGTCTACGGCGTGTTCTATCCCGGAAAGTACAACCCATCCAAGATAGAGCGGTGGTACACGGATATGTGGTTTGGCGATAAGGCGTTCCTCTATAAAGGAACGGCTCACGTACAGCAGGATATTTCCTGGTGGTACGGGGCTTCCAAGGTCTTTGAGAAACTGTCCTATATCGAGAGTGAATCACGCATGCTTATGAGGGCCAAGGATACGGACCGCCTCCTCAAGGAGAAGGGCAGGTATAAGAGCATACCTTCTCTGGCACTTATCTTTGGAGGTATTATCGGTTTTGTACTCGGAGCTGGCATAGTAATGAGGAGGAGAAAGTAA
- a CDS encoding cytochrome c family protein, protein MKRKLFLLFSILFLWSSYLWLKEETNPLWMEYQRAYYAQQLVLAENELKAATDEEEKEKLAEKIAKLRNPKYEIKQVLLKGTATWAKEKNGDKVDRCMTCHIDERALIASHRIVKDFPFDVYGCTVCHDGEGRALAKEMAHRGMLPYRRQMQKRLESAEAIFALWLEFTELSPEETDPNLNPVWGNFRHLTVTGEHAIFTGSKKCLSCHTGLTAPHVERWKRTKFTSFKRVKRAADFVDGDEEYRKKCYKCHTTGYNPKTGKYTETGVTCEGCHGPGELYSYFMDIGKAQEGQKIARVNSPYNVCFDCHISRRHEMRPEYYKKRGKSGDWWFTKYSKLLMESENISPSEAWLKE, encoded by the coding sequence ATGAAACGTAAACTATTCCTGTTATTCAGTATCCTCTTTTTATGGTCGTCCTATCTGTGGCTGAAAGAGGAGACCAACCCTTTGTGGATGGAGTACCAGAGGGCATATTATGCTCAGCAGCTGGTGCTGGCCGAGAACGAGCTTAAAGCCGCTACTGATGAGGAGGAGAAAGAGAAATTAGCGGAGAAAATTGCAAAACTTAGGAACCCGAAGTATGAGATTAAACAGGTACTCCTGAAAGGCACGGCTACGTGGGCAAAGGAAAAAAACGGCGACAAGGTTGACAGATGTATGACCTGCCATATAGACGAAAGGGCGCTGATCGCATCGCACCGTATAGTGAAGGATTTCCCGTTCGACGTCTATGGGTGTACGGTATGTCATGATGGAGAAGGAAGGGCGCTCGCGAAAGAGATGGCCCACCGCGGCATGCTCCCTTACAGACGGCAGATGCAAAAGAGGTTGGAGAGCGCGGAAGCGATTTTTGCGCTGTGGCTCGAATTTACCGAACTCTCACCCGAAGAAACCGATCCCAATCTCAACCCGGTATGGGGAAATTTCAGGCATCTGACCGTAACGGGTGAACATGCGATATTTACGGGCAGCAAGAAGTGTTTGAGCTGTCATACCGGGCTTACCGCCCCGCACGTAGAACGCTGGAAGCGCACCAAGTTTACAAGCTTTAAAAGAGTAAAACGTGCCGCCGACTTTGTTGACGGTGATGAGGAGTACAGGAAGAAGTGTTACAAGTGTCACACCACCGGGTATAACCCGAAGACCGGGAAGTACACGGAGACCGGTGTGACCTGCGAGGGATGTCATGGCCCGGGCGAGCTGTACAGCTACTTTATGGACATCGGGAAGGCTCAGGAGGGCCAGAAAATTGCCCGCGTTAACAGCCCTTACAACGTGTGTTTTGACTGTCATATAAGCCGGCGCCACGAGATGAGGCCCGAGTACTACAAAAAACGGGGCAAGTCCGGAGATTGGTGGTTCACCAAATACTCCAAGCTGTTGATGGAGTCGGAGAATATCTCGCCTTCCGAGGCTTGGCTGAAAGAATAA